A DNA window from Synchiropus splendidus isolate RoL2022-P1 chromosome 2, RoL_Sspl_1.0, whole genome shotgun sequence contains the following coding sequences:
- the LOC128754384 gene encoding ATP synthase subunit d, mitochondrial-like, with protein sequence MAGRRVALKAIDWLAFAERIPPNQRGMFNALKTRTDAISAKLASLPETPAALDWNYYRSAVAKAGMVDEFEKKFKALQIPMPVDTQTSAINAMEVDANKSAVEYIEGSKARVAGYEKELEKFHNMIPFDQMTVEDFNNTFPETKLDKVKHPYWPHKPIADL encoded by the exons ATGGCTGGTCGTCGTGTAGCCCTGAAAGCCATTGACTGGCTGGCGTTTGCTGAGCGTATACCACCCAACCAAAGGGGCATGTTCAATGCTCTGAAGACCCGCACTGACGCCATCTCTGCCAA GCTCGCCTCCCTGCCTGagactcctgctgctctggACTGGAACTATTACAGAAGTGCAGTTGCAAAGGCCGGCATGGTCGATGAATTTGAGAAGAAG TTCAAAGCGCTTCAGATCCCCATGCCTGTGGACACACAGACCAGTGCTATCAATGCAATGGAGGTGGATGCA AACAAAAGCGCAGTGGAATATATTGAAGGCTCCAAGGCCCGTGTGGCTGGTTATGAGAAGGAG TTGGAAAAGTTCCACAACATGATCCCCTTCGACCAGATGACAGTTGAGGATTTCAACAACACCTTCCCTGAGACCAAGCTTGACAAGGTCAAGCATCCATACTGGCCCCACAAACCCATTGCGGATCTGTAA